One Phaseolus vulgaris cultivar G19833 unplaced genomic scaffold, P. vulgaris v2.0 scaffold_59, whole genome shotgun sequence genomic window, ACAGGGGCATAGTGAAGTGACGAATCCAAAGCACATTTTGCTTAGtataaattatctttttatGTTTATCGTATTTGTTtgcaaaaaattaataaaatatccaatgataatttttttaaagtatttaatAGTATGATTGATAACTagtaataaagaaattattttataattttatcattttattaataaaaactagtctttaaaatagattaaagtaattaaagaaatagtttcttttctagttatatttttaaaaaagtttaagaaaattatctctaaataaataaatattttattattattattagttattaaaaatatattttaattatattataattttttattactaatgaaaactattttagatataataatttctaatttaattaacataataattaatctttaaattaatttatatttaattaatttcttatAGGGTCAGTTTTAGAATAATAAGAGCATTTAAAAGAATCTCTTAGATTTAAAATTTGCCACATTTTTTCGAAAACCAAATATATTCCCAATAAAACACATTTAgtactaaatttaaatttatttcatgAGTAAATACTtggtaataataattttgttttagtttactTTGAACTTTGATAgttatattttaagttttactTACTTTTAGGTTAATTGTTATATTCTTTTCATACAAATAACacaaaatatgtataatttggAACGATTCTCAGAAAAGGCAGCAAAATGctaaaaccctaaaccccaAATTGAGCTCAGGTCCTCACTCTTCGTCTTCAATGGCAACATGTTTTCTGAAAACCACACCCAACTTGTTCCACAAACACCAAAATTATCTCGCATTCTTCGCCAATAGCACAAGTACAAGAACCAGTGTCCCCGTTTCGCAGAAGAGGAGATCGCGTTCGTTCCCTGTAGTGTCGATGTCAGCCACGCCCGTTCAAACTTCTCTCGTAAAGTCTGCACCTTCGTCCCAAAACACGGGTATTCCAATAATGGTAATTCACTAAGAGGAGTTCATTTTGCAATTTGCATTGCTTTATTAAATTACTGATTCTCCAGTTTAAAACAAACGGGCACTGAATAATTATTGTTGCATGCAAGTTCTTACGAATCTGAGTCATAACTATTAGTATTTAGTATTCCTGACATGCTTATTTGTTTTACTTTCCTTGTTTAGAAATGCCATCTCTTAACTTATATATGcacttaaaaaaatgaattgagACTCTCCCAGCTAAAATACCCTAATTTTGGTACTATCAATCTCATCTACTATGGGAGAAGCTCATTTTACTTtaacttttttatcttttgtaatTGACTGCGGAGATAAGTTTATCCGAAGAGGGGTTAGTTGCAAAACACAGTGCAATTAGCTTACTTGCATTTAACTAAATTTTGTTTAGGTTAATGCGTGTACTGGAAAAATGGGAAAGGCCGTGATTAATGCTGCGGAAGCTGCTGGGCTGCTTGTTGTTCCTGAGTCATTTGGCCGTGAAGAGGAGTCTGGAAAGACTTTTGAGATAGGTGGAAAGGATTTTCTTGTGCATGGTCCTTCTAACAGGGAGAGTGTTCTTTCATCTGCCCTTGAAAAATATCCAAATTTGATTGTTGTGGACTACACAGTACCAAATGCGGTTAATGGTATGTAATGTATCTCGAAGCATATTTATAATTGGACTGAAATGGAGGGAGGAGTGAGTATAAAATTGATGTGGATTGTTTATGGGAGAAAAAAGAATGGaaagaatttataaaatggtgTGGTATACCCTTCTATGATTTCTCTCTTATTTTCATTTGTCTCTTTATCTCTCTTCTCTACACCTTTAACTTCCACTTTATTTTTCATCTACCTTTTTCTCTCGCTCCTACTAATAATCAAAtcattgtttttttgttttaaatttatttataatgtaaACTATCTGTAAGATACCGTCTTTAGTGAGCTGAATCATGTCTTGTGATTCATGTAACTGACTTCTTTGGGTGAAACAAGGCATTGCTGTTGTTTTATGACGTAAATTATGAAATCTTACTATCATGAAAGAAAACCTGATGTTTCAAATTCTTATATctttcatgtttttcttctgATTTATCTTAAAATGAAACTTTTTGGGTGCACAAATCTACAATTGACAGTACAAAATATATGTACACTGGCTTCTCATTGACCATTGTACTTTATGTATCTAAATTCCAGACACGTGGCCTGATTCTATGATCTGTGAGTTGGAGTGTTTTATGAAGATTTTAATAGTATTGGAGCTATTTTTGAATTCATTCTCATATGCAGGCAATGCTGAGCTATACTGTAAGGTTGGGGTGCCCTTCGTGATGGGAACC contains:
- the LOC137817421 gene encoding 4-hydroxy-tetrahydrodipicolinate reductase 2, chloroplastic-like; protein product: MATCFLKTTPNLFHKHQNYLAFFANSTSTRTSVPVSQKRRSRSFPVVSMSATPVQTSLVKSAPSSQNTGIPIMVNACTGKMGKAVINAAEAAGLLVVPESFGREEESGKTFEIGGKDFLVHGPSNRESVLSSALEKYPNLIVVDYTVPNAVNGNAELYCKVGVPFVMGTTGGDRDLLHKTVEDSKNYAVISPQMGKQ